Proteins encoded by one window of Dyella humicola:
- a CDS encoding isochorismatase family cysteine hydrolase: protein MTTTYEASKTALLCIDLYNDFLSDGGKLWPWVEEQAKEVNLLDNLRTIVAACRRAGIAVYHVPHHRWEPGDYEDWKYPSPYQLGAAQRQAFAKDTWGGTFHPDFRVHEGDVVATEHWGSSGFPNTDLEHKLKRFGKEKVICIGLLANTCLEATGRFAMELGFHVTLVRDGTAARSREALHAAIDIDGPTYAHEISTTQELLAAIHFP from the coding sequence ATGACCACTACGTATGAGGCAAGCAAGACGGCCTTGCTTTGCATTGATCTATACAACGACTTCCTTAGTGACGGTGGCAAACTTTGGCCTTGGGTCGAAGAGCAGGCTAAGGAAGTCAATCTTCTGGATAACCTTAGGACGATCGTGGCGGCGTGCCGGAGAGCTGGCATCGCTGTCTATCATGTGCCGCATCATCGGTGGGAGCCTGGCGACTATGAAGACTGGAAATACCCATCCCCGTACCAATTGGGCGCAGCACAACGCCAGGCGTTCGCCAAAGATACGTGGGGAGGTACTTTTCATCCTGACTTTCGAGTTCACGAAGGTGATGTAGTGGCTACCGAGCACTGGGGCTCCAGTGGCTTTCCCAATACGGATCTGGAGCACAAACTAAAGCGATTCGGTAAAGAGAAGGTGATCTGCATCGGCCTTCTTGCGAACACGTGCCTTGAAGCCACGGGCCGCTTTGCCATGGAGCTTGGCTTTCACGTTACGCTGGTTCGTGACGGAACGGCCGCACGATCGAGAGAAGCACTTCACGCCGCAATCGACATTGACGGGCCGACCTACGCACACGAAATCTCGACGACGCAAGAGTTGCTCGCAGCCATTCATTTCCCTTAG
- a CDS encoding Ohr family peroxiredoxin: MAKIDKVFFTGTTHTTVNDDPSTQRGELGVVDIKLSAPGGGNYEFIAVESHPTAEQLFAGAWSACYVAALRITASLRKVTLPADASVDVQVDLGQTGPGWFLGATFSVRLPGLAQEVAEAIVHSAHQICSYSKAVSGNIEVAVTVITN; the protein is encoded by the coding sequence ATGGCCAAGATCGATAAAGTCTTCTTCACGGGAACGACCCACACCACCGTCAACGACGACCCCAGCACGCAGCGTGGCGAGCTTGGTGTCGTCGACATCAAATTGTCTGCCCCAGGCGGGGGAAACTATGAGTTCATTGCCGTTGAATCGCATCCGACTGCGGAGCAGTTGTTCGCGGGTGCCTGGTCGGCCTGCTACGTCGCCGCGCTTCGCATTACCGCTTCGCTGAGGAAGGTGACGCTTCCCGCCGATGCCTCCGTGGACGTCCAGGTGGATCTGGGCCAGACAGGCCCGGGCTGGTTCCTCGGCGCTACGTTCAGTGTCCGCCTACCGGGTCTCGCGCAGGAAGTCGCTGAGGCCATCGTGCACTCGGCCCATCAGATATGCTCTTACTCCAAAGCGGTGAGCGGCAACATCGAAGTCGCGGTAACTGTGATCACCAACTGA
- a CDS encoding LysR family transcriptional regulator, producing MDLIAALQSFLRVAQTGSFSAVAAERGVTQPAVSRQVSALEDYLGIRLVHRSTQAVTLTDEGREFVASAQHLVDAAEALQHAAGHRRGKPVGRVRIALPVTLGLCLSRRLGRLLDQCDELSVDIILRDGVSDMIEEGLDLEVRLGPIGDSSLVARHIGHTSSFLVAAPSYLIRHAPPRHPLDLQRHDCIIYPRWGRDDVWWFYDKNGEGTEAGTEIPVTVHGRLKVNHADAAYHAVLDGCGIALMSHLMVSEDIHAGRLHQLLPDFPTRNFPLYVVYPSRRSLPPRTCAVIDYLMTLMSEDTSMALDGMPSQTHRL from the coding sequence ATGGATCTGATTGCCGCACTTCAGTCCTTTCTCCGGGTTGCCCAGACCGGGTCGTTCTCGGCCGTGGCGGCCGAAAGGGGAGTGACGCAGCCTGCCGTTTCGCGTCAGGTCAGTGCGCTGGAGGACTATCTCGGGATAAGGCTCGTCCACAGAAGCACCCAGGCGGTGACGCTGACGGATGAAGGGCGCGAATTCGTCGCGTCTGCCCAGCACTTGGTTGACGCCGCAGAGGCATTGCAGCATGCCGCGGGTCACCGCCGAGGGAAGCCCGTAGGACGGGTTCGCATCGCCTTACCGGTAACACTGGGACTGTGTCTCAGTCGCCGCCTTGGTCGGCTCCTCGACCAATGTGATGAGTTGTCCGTCGACATCATTTTGCGGGACGGTGTGAGCGATATGATTGAGGAGGGCCTGGACCTTGAAGTGCGACTTGGCCCTATTGGCGACAGTTCGTTGGTCGCGCGGCACATTGGTCATACCTCCTCGTTTTTGGTCGCTGCGCCGAGTTACCTGATACGACACGCGCCCCCCAGGCACCCCCTCGACCTTCAACGACACGACTGCATCATTTATCCTCGCTGGGGGCGCGATGATGTCTGGTGGTTCTACGATAAAAATGGGGAAGGGACGGAAGCGGGCACCGAGATTCCGGTCACAGTGCATGGCCGCCTGAAGGTCAATCACGCTGACGCGGCGTATCACGCTGTACTCGATGGGTGTGGGATCGCCCTGATGTCCCACCTTATGGTGTCCGAAGACATCCACGCCGGGCGGCTACATCAGTTGCTCCCTGATTTTCCGACGCGCAATTTTCCCCTCTACGTCGTCTATCCATCGCGACGCAGCCTCCCGCCACGCACCTGCGCGGTCATCGACTATTTGATGACGCTCATGAGCGAAGACACCAGCATGGCTCTGGATGGCATGCCAAGTCAGACCCACCGTCTGTAA
- a CDS encoding tautomerase family protein, with the protein MDAVDLKAHAEPYMKVRAHDFFSLENIMPTYVCWTKAGRLSPGQRERIAKAITEIHHEEAWAPRYFVQVIFSEIGAQSHFVGGIEATRDQIWVRADIRSGRTEDQKGKILTRIASEISEIAEATRESVWVYVSDIPSHGVLEFGHILPPLGEEDSWFAKLPIELQERLRPLA; encoded by the coding sequence TTGGATGCGGTTGACTTAAAAGCGCACGCCGAGCCGTATATGAAGGTGCGGGCGCACGACTTTTTCTCACTGGAGAACATTATGCCGACTTATGTATGCTGGACAAAAGCAGGACGACTGTCGCCAGGCCAACGCGAGCGCATCGCGAAAGCCATCACTGAGATACATCATGAAGAGGCTTGGGCGCCCCGCTACTTCGTCCAAGTCATCTTTAGTGAAATCGGTGCCCAGTCGCATTTTGTCGGGGGGATCGAAGCCACGAGAGATCAGATCTGGGTACGCGCAGACATTCGATCGGGTCGCACCGAAGACCAAAAAGGCAAGATACTTACTCGTATTGCCAGTGAAATTTCCGAGATCGCAGAGGCTACCAGAGAGAGTGTCTGGGTCTACGTCTCCGACATTCCTAGCCATGGCGTGCTGGAGTTTGGCCACATCCTGCCGCCGCTTGGTGAGGAAGACAGCTGGTTCGCGAAGCTCCCCATCGAGCTTCAGGAACGCCTGCGCCCCCTAGCCTAA
- a CDS encoding zinc-binding dehydrogenase has product MDGVDGEILIAALEALAPGGNVTTLGYAASTKSTIDVTNLIWKGASLKSFLLFNNQPSAWTEAWEAIVNLLKSGQINPIVAKSFPLEHAAEAIRCQVEGRPFGRVIITI; this is encoded by the coding sequence ATGGACGGTGTCGATGGCGAGATTCTGATTGCCGCGCTCGAGGCATTGGCCCCAGGCGGCAACGTCACCACGCTCGGCTACGCGGCAAGCACAAAATCGACGATCGATGTGACGAACTTGATCTGGAAGGGTGCCAGCTTAAAGAGCTTCTTGCTTTTCAACAATCAACCTTCTGCTTGGACAGAAGCATGGGAAGCAATCGTTAATCTTCTCAAGTCTGGCCAGATCAATCCGATCGTAGCCAAGTCCTTTCCGCTTGAACATGCGGCAGAGGCGATTCGGTGCCAGGTCGAGGGACGCCCATTTGGACGAGTAATCATCACAATTTGA
- a CDS encoding enoyl-CoA hydratase, protein MSDLLTDMRDGVLTIQFNRTEKKNSMTAAMYTSLASTLKQANADSQVRVVVFRGDERIFSAGNDLGDFVQNPPNSPDAPVWGFLRELATFPKPVLAAVCGAAVGIGTTMLLHCDLVFAGENAKFSLPFVNLGICPEAASSLLLPQLAGYQRAARAMLTGEPFDANDAAQMGLVNQVLPSADVLTFVQAEAAKLTAKPMSALIQTKRLMKVSMRHAVEAQMKEEASVFGEMITAGAAKEAIAAFSEKRKPNFAGL, encoded by the coding sequence ATGAGCGATTTGTTGACCGATATGCGTGATGGCGTGCTGACCATCCAGTTCAATCGCACTGAAAAGAAGAACTCCATGACAGCAGCGATGTACACGTCGCTCGCAAGCACGCTAAAGCAGGCGAATGCCGATTCGCAGGTCCGCGTTGTTGTGTTTCGTGGCGACGAGCGGATATTTTCGGCCGGCAATGATCTGGGTGACTTCGTCCAAAATCCGCCCAACTCACCTGATGCACCGGTCTGGGGATTTTTGCGCGAACTCGCCACATTTCCGAAACCGGTGCTTGCTGCCGTCTGTGGCGCAGCTGTCGGCATCGGCACGACGATGCTGCTCCATTGTGACCTCGTCTTCGCCGGTGAGAACGCGAAATTCAGCCTCCCCTTTGTCAATCTCGGGATCTGCCCGGAAGCGGCTTCGAGCTTGCTACTGCCTCAGCTCGCGGGCTACCAGCGTGCGGCACGGGCAATGCTTACGGGAGAGCCATTCGATGCAAATGACGCGGCACAGATGGGCCTGGTCAATCAAGTCCTGCCATCTGCCGATGTGCTTACCTTCGTGCAGGCCGAAGCGGCAAAGCTAACGGCAAAGCCGATGTCTGCGTTGATCCAGACCAAGCGCCTTATGAAGGTAAGCATGCGCCATGCCGTCGAGGCTCAGATGAAGGAAGAAGCCTCTGTATTTGGAGAAATGATCACTGCTGGAGCGGCGAAGGAAGCAATTGCAGCATTCAGTGAAAAGCGGAAGCCCAATTTTGCCGGACTCTAG
- a CDS encoding DoxX family protein, which translates to MSKLLSSGWRVARWMSLFQLCATHLQGGIDKALDFPGAMADMARLGLAPPPVFATMVIALELGASFAILTGVLRWAGAATLALFALREALVVARFWELPPPQRLPAANVFFEHLGLVGGLLTAAWHDARERLASRRYQLSSTRSPTMRILPLLPALVLSLSVLASPAVAQTALPLPPIALAAQYDTAHAHVDPTAGALLSHPNAHTTPTPPQVAVAAQYDTTHVYVDPTDVDRFAKSFLATFGGQSSKQVLVQVTPTPSQTSSQLLQTPVGTISLFGFRTPVPYPFGIERTGYLVKDMDEAIQAARAAGADVLVAPFPDPIGRDAVIQWPGGVNMQLYWHTAAPNYTPFETVPENRVYVSPDRADAFMHAFLTFSHGKVVNDDAHAPGIEIGRAGESFRRIRIESDFGKMSVQVTDGKLSWPYGRELTGYEVSDLPATLAKATASGAKVLVQPYEASGRRSAMVLFPGGYIAEIHATTGN; encoded by the coding sequence ATGAGCAAGCTACTTTCCTCCGGCTGGCGCGTGGCGCGCTGGATGTCGCTTTTCCAGCTGTGCGCAACCCACCTGCAAGGCGGTATCGACAAGGCACTGGACTTCCCTGGCGCCATGGCCGACATGGCGCGCCTGGGCCTCGCGCCACCACCCGTGTTTGCCACGATGGTCATCGCGCTGGAGCTGGGCGCCTCCTTCGCCATCCTCACCGGCGTGCTGCGTTGGGCCGGCGCGGCAACGCTGGCGCTATTCGCGCTGCGTGAAGCTCTCGTCGTCGCTCGCTTTTGGGAGTTGCCGCCACCGCAACGCCTGCCCGCGGCCAACGTCTTTTTCGAACATCTCGGCCTGGTCGGCGGTTTGCTGACGGCGGCTTGGCATGACGCGCGCGAGCGACTCGCGTCTCGCCGATATCAACTCTCATCAACCAGGAGTCCCACCATGCGAATACTCCCCCTTCTCCCTGCACTCGTGCTGTCGCTGAGCGTGCTCGCCTCCCCAGCCGTTGCGCAAACGGCACTCCCTCTTCCGCCAATTGCCCTGGCCGCGCAATACGACACTGCTCATGCCCACGTCGACCCGACGGCTGGCGCACTCTTATCGCACCCCAACGCGCATACGACACCCACGCCACCACAGGTCGCCGTGGCCGCGCAGTACGACACCACTCATGTCTATGTGGACCCGACCGATGTCGATCGCTTCGCGAAGAGCTTCCTGGCCACCTTCGGCGGGCAGAGCAGCAAGCAGGTGCTAGTGCAGGTCACGCCCACGCCGAGCCAGACGAGCTCACAACTACTCCAGACGCCGGTGGGCACCATCTCGCTATTCGGCTTTCGTACACCGGTGCCGTATCCGTTCGGCATCGAGCGCACCGGCTATCTCGTGAAAGATATGGACGAAGCCATTCAAGCGGCACGTGCAGCAGGTGCCGACGTGCTGGTCGCGCCATTTCCCGACCCGATCGGCCGCGACGCCGTCATCCAGTGGCCCGGCGGCGTGAACATGCAGCTGTACTGGCACACTGCCGCACCGAACTACACGCCATTTGAGACCGTGCCGGAAAACCGAGTGTACGTATCGCCGGATCGCGCCGATGCGTTCATGCACGCCTTCCTTACCTTCTCGCACGGCAAGGTGGTAAACGACGATGCGCACGCGCCGGGCATCGAGATCGGCCGCGCGGGCGAAAGCTTCCGCCGCATTCGCATCGAGTCCGACTTCGGCAAGATGTCCGTGCAGGTCACGGACGGCAAGCTGTCCTGGCCGTACGGCCGCGAGCTTACCGGCTATGAAGTGAGTGACCTGCCCGCGACGCTCGCCAAGGCCACTGCCAGCGGCGCCAAGGTACTGGTCCAACCCTACGAGGCGAGTGGGCGTCGCAGCGCCATGGTGTTGTTCCCCGGTGGCTACATTGCGGAAATCCATGCAACGACCGGGAATTAG
- a CDS encoding amidohydrolase — MNSQTNTPDLILHHALITTLNRAQPTASALAIADGRFVAVGGDAEVMALAGPSTRVIDLHGRRVLPGLIDNHLHIIRGGLNYNMELRWDGVRSLADAMAMLRQQVAITPSPQWVRVVGGFTEHQFAEKRLPTIEELNAVAPDTPVFLLHLYDRAILNGAALRAVGYTKDTPEPPGGQITRDAAGNPTGLLLAKPNAAILYATLAKGPKLPFEYQLNSTRHFMRELNRLGVTGAIDAGGGSQNYPEDYAVIQKLADDDQLTIRLAYNLFTQKPKAEKDDFLQWTRGSTYKQGNDYFRHNGAGEMLVYSAADFEDFRQPRPDMSPDMEGDLEDVVRILAENRWPWRMHATYDETISRALDVFERVNQDIPFDDLHWFFDHAETISERSIDRIAALGGGIAVQHRMAYQGEYFVERYGPGAAEATPPLARMLEKGARVSAGTDATRVASYNPWVGLAWLITGRTVGGLRLYPQRNCLDRETALRMWTEYVTWFSDEEGKKGHIQVGHLADLIVPDRDFFACTESEIADISSEMTIVGGKVVYGAGRFADLDEATPPPAMPDWSPVRRYGGYGAWADRSVQSQVRVAAPAACGCAHACGIHGHDHATAWSSRLPISDLKSFWGALGCACWAV, encoded by the coding sequence ATGAACAGCCAAACCAACACGCCCGATCTGATCCTTCACCACGCCCTCATCACCACACTAAACCGTGCGCAACCCACCGCCAGTGCCCTAGCCATCGCCGATGGCCGCTTTGTCGCTGTGGGCGGCGACGCCGAAGTGATGGCACTCGCTGGCCCGTCCACCCGCGTGATCGACTTGCATGGCCGCCGTGTGTTGCCCGGCCTGATCGACAACCACCTGCACATCATCCGTGGGGGCCTGAACTACAACATGGAGCTGCGCTGGGACGGCGTGCGCTCACTGGCCGATGCCATGGCCATGCTCCGGCAACAGGTGGCCATCACGCCGTCACCGCAGTGGGTGCGCGTGGTGGGCGGCTTCACCGAGCATCAGTTTGCCGAGAAGCGGTTGCCAACTATCGAGGAGCTCAATGCCGTCGCACCGGATACCCCGGTGTTCCTTCTGCATCTGTATGACCGCGCCATTCTCAATGGCGCCGCGTTGCGCGCAGTGGGCTACACGAAGGATACGCCCGAGCCGCCGGGCGGCCAGATCACGCGCGACGCCGCCGGCAACCCCACCGGCCTTCTACTGGCCAAGCCGAACGCGGCGATCCTCTACGCCACATTGGCCAAAGGCCCCAAGCTGCCGTTTGAGTACCAGCTCAATTCCACGCGTCATTTCATGCGCGAGCTCAACCGGCTTGGCGTGACCGGCGCGATCGACGCCGGCGGCGGTTCGCAGAACTACCCCGAGGATTACGCGGTGATCCAGAAGCTGGCCGACGACGATCAGCTCACGATTCGCCTCGCCTACAACCTGTTCACGCAGAAGCCGAAGGCCGAGAAGGACGACTTTCTCCAGTGGACGCGCGGCTCGACGTACAAGCAGGGTAACGACTATTTCCGCCACAACGGCGCCGGCGAGATGCTGGTGTATTCCGCGGCGGACTTCGAAGACTTCCGGCAGCCGCGTCCGGACATGTCGCCGGACATGGAGGGGGACCTCGAAGACGTGGTGCGCATCCTGGCGGAGAACCGTTGGCCCTGGCGCATGCACGCCACCTACGACGAAACCATCAGCCGCGCACTGGATGTGTTCGAGCGCGTCAATCAGGACATTCCCTTCGATGATTTGCATTGGTTCTTCGACCATGCCGAAACCATCTCCGAGCGCTCCATCGACCGCATCGCCGCGCTGGGCGGCGGCATCGCTGTGCAGCATCGCATGGCCTACCAAGGGGAATACTTCGTCGAGCGCTACGGCCCCGGCGCGGCTGAAGCCACGCCGCCGCTGGCGCGCATGTTGGAAAAAGGCGCGCGCGTTTCCGCTGGCACCGATGCCACCCGTGTGGCCTCGTACAACCCCTGGGTGGGGCTGGCCTGGTTGATCACCGGCCGTACCGTGGGCGGGCTGCGGTTGTACCCGCAGCGCAACTGCCTGGACCGCGAAACCGCGCTGCGCATGTGGACCGAGTACGTCACCTGGTTCTCCGATGAGGAAGGCAAGAAGGGTCACATCCAGGTGGGCCATCTGGCCGACCTCATCGTGCCGGACCGCGATTTCTTCGCCTGCACCGAGAGCGAGATCGCCGATATCAGTTCCGAGATGACCATAGTGGGCGGCAAGGTGGTCTATGGCGCGGGCCGCTTCGCCGACCTGGATGAGGCCACGCCGCCGCCCGCCATGCCCGACTGGTCGCCGGTGCGGCGCTACGGCGGCTATGGCGCCTGGGCCGACCGGTCTGTGCAATCCCAGGTGCGCGTCGCCGCACCGGCCGCGTGCGGTTGCGCTCATGCCTGCGGCATCCACGGCCACGATCACGCTACGGCGTGGTCAAGCCGCCTGCCGATCAGCGATCTCAAGTCGTTCTGGGGTGCACTTGGCTGCGCGTGCTGGGCAGTATGA
- a CDS encoding hydrolase, whose product MSITAKATPGKQLLTPTDHTLIMIDFQSQMAFATHSIDAVNLRNHASLVAQAAASFKVPTILTTVAEKSFSGPMFSEVTTPFPGQALLDRTSMNSWEDAAVIAKVSEIGRSRIVLAGLWTSVCIVGPALSALDQGFEVYVIADACGDVSTEAHDRAVDRMVQAGARPMTSLQYLLELQRDWARAETYDITTGIAKTNGGAYGLGVIYAKTMFGAHEG is encoded by the coding sequence ATGTCCATCACCGCTAAAGCGACCCCCGGAAAGCAGCTGCTGACGCCGACGGATCACACGTTGATCATGATCGACTTCCAGTCGCAAATGGCCTTCGCCACTCACTCCATCGACGCCGTCAACCTTCGCAACCATGCCAGTTTGGTGGCGCAAGCCGCCGCCAGCTTCAAAGTGCCGACGATTCTTACCACCGTCGCCGAGAAGAGTTTCTCTGGTCCGATGTTCAGTGAAGTGACCACGCCCTTTCCGGGCCAAGCGCTGCTCGATCGCACGTCAATGAATAGCTGGGAAGACGCGGCGGTGATCGCCAAGGTCAGTGAGATCGGCAGGAGTCGCATCGTGCTGGCCGGCCTTTGGACCTCGGTGTGTATTGTCGGCCCTGCGCTATCGGCACTGGATCAGGGCTTTGAGGTGTACGTCATCGCTGATGCCTGCGGCGATGTTTCGACCGAAGCTCACGACCGCGCCGTGGATCGCATGGTACAGGCCGGTGCGCGGCCGATGACGTCGTTGCAGTACCTGCTTGAACTGCAACGCGACTGGGCGCGCGCCGAGACCTACGACATCACCACGGGTATCGCAAAAACCAATGGTGGCGCGTACGGCCTTGGTGTGATCTACGCCAAGACCATGTTCGGCGCCCATGAGGGGTGA
- a CDS encoding MFS transporter yields MNWPRPQQHGQLTNIRPDTASHLLERLFPWAIGLCVGMDYFDNAMFSFFASDIAGGVNASPDELVWAASTYAVAAVLGILQQQWWVERLGFRRYLIGCVLLFAVASAACTLCESSLELSLVRGAQGYLMGPMLSACRILIQMSFTPQERPRAVRTFLSMILLGSALAPLAGGYLVGNFGWRSLFACTSIVSFGIAAFALVAIPAIGKRPTEERGESHFWPYIVFALAIGALQIAMQQVRFEIFSTSPDLIILTALGLVAIGWFARHQWQHPRPLVQLKVLKERMLLTGIVMYIFYYYISSALGFLLSRLLEVGLGYPVENTGRLVGLAAMASLPMCFIYFKYSARVARKKWIIIPGYSIAFVLCLWITRMPPNVSASWLIPPLLMRAGLLLTMDLPVANATFSVFAINSFNHGYRFKNIVKQLTYSFATATTIILQQHRNALHHSRLAEQVNPYNPAYQSTMDTLTRSLVALGHSPVEANGLALAKVSQDVSSQAAFLSAQDGFAFLGIIALCGIGFGIWQRQIR; encoded by the coding sequence ATGAACTGGCCTAGGCCCCAGCAACACGGCCAACTGACAAACATCAGGCCCGACACCGCATCACACCTGCTCGAACGCCTCTTTCCCTGGGCGATCGGCCTTTGTGTCGGCATGGATTATTTCGATAACGCGATGTTCTCGTTCTTCGCCAGTGACATCGCCGGCGGCGTCAACGCATCCCCGGACGAGCTGGTGTGGGCTGCGAGCACCTACGCCGTCGCCGCGGTGCTTGGGATCCTCCAGCAGCAGTGGTGGGTAGAACGACTCGGCTTTCGTCGTTACTTGATCGGATGCGTATTGCTGTTTGCGGTGGCATCGGCTGCTTGCACCCTCTGCGAATCCTCGCTCGAGTTGTCCCTGGTCAGAGGAGCTCAAGGCTACCTCATGGGGCCGATGCTCAGCGCTTGCCGCATTCTTATCCAGATGAGTTTCACGCCCCAGGAGCGACCACGCGCAGTACGCACCTTCCTTAGCATGATTTTGCTTGGAAGCGCTCTCGCGCCATTGGCAGGCGGATACCTGGTTGGAAACTTTGGCTGGCGCTCCCTATTTGCATGCACGTCGATAGTCAGCTTCGGAATCGCCGCGTTCGCCTTGGTTGCGATTCCGGCCATCGGAAAGAGACCGACTGAGGAGCGCGGGGAAAGCCATTTCTGGCCCTACATCGTCTTCGCGCTGGCGATCGGAGCCCTGCAGATTGCCATGCAACAAGTGCGGTTTGAGATATTCAGCACCTCTCCCGATCTGATCATCTTGACTGCTCTGGGACTCGTTGCGATCGGCTGGTTTGCGCGGCACCAATGGCAACACCCAAGGCCCCTGGTTCAGCTGAAAGTCCTCAAGGAAAGGATGCTTCTGACCGGCATCGTGATGTATATCTTCTACTACTACATCAGCAGCGCACTTGGCTTCCTGCTCTCGCGTCTCCTGGAAGTTGGTCTTGGCTATCCCGTGGAAAATACGGGACGACTGGTTGGTCTGGCCGCCATGGCGTCGCTCCCGATGTGCTTCATATATTTCAAATACTCCGCCAGGGTTGCCCGTAAGAAGTGGATCATCATTCCAGGCTATTCGATCGCTTTTGTGCTTTGCTTGTGGATTACCCGCATGCCTCCCAACGTGAGCGCGTCATGGTTGATACCCCCACTGCTGATGCGCGCCGGCCTCTTGTTGACGATGGATCTGCCAGTGGCCAACGCGACTTTCAGCGTTTTCGCGATCAATAGCTTTAACCATGGCTACCGCTTCAAGAATATCGTCAAGCAATTGACTTATTCGTTCGCTACCGCCACCACCATCATTCTCCAGCAGCACAGGAACGCGCTGCACCACAGCCGCTTGGCCGAGCAGGTCAATCCTTACAACCCGGCCTACCAATCCACCATGGATACCCTGACCCGGTCACTCGTGGCACTCGGCCATTCGCCCGTCGAAGCCAATGGCCTGGCCCTTGCGAAAGTCAGTCAGGATGTGTCCTCCCAAGCCGCTTTCCTTAGTGCGCAGGATGGATTCGCATTTCTCGGGATCATCGCGCTCTGCGGCATTGGGTTTGGGATCTGGCAGCGTCAGATTCGGTGA
- a CDS encoding XapX domain-containing protein — MKAYILSLAAGFLIGVIYGLLKVRSPAPPVIALIGLAGILAGEQVPSLVKHLLGRHSTAAQQTTQLRRQVRPHVFGEPPQRTRTRSDGVTTEAKS; from the coding sequence ATGAAGGCATACATCCTTTCACTTGCCGCCGGCTTCCTGATCGGCGTGATCTACGGCCTGCTCAAGGTGCGATCACCAGCCCCGCCCGTGATCGCGCTGATCGGTCTGGCCGGCATCTTGGCGGGCGAACAGGTCCCATCGTTAGTCAAACATCTGCTGGGCCGCCATAGCACGGCGGCCCAACAAACCACCCAGCTGCGCAGACAGGTTCGCCCGCATGTGTTCGGCGAGCCGCCGCAGAGGACGCGCACGCGCAGTGACGGCGTCACGACTGAGGCAAAATCATGA
- a CDS encoding PaaI family thioesterase, with protein MTIDELNVDSCLIGLHLAERHLQPFGIVHGGVLATLIDTATFWAAFLRLPEDAGLVNVDLKLNYLKAATRGHLRAEGRCLRAGRQISYAEARVFDEAGDMVAHGTSTLMALPGKGLKLGVTKFLPD; from the coding sequence ATGACCATCGACGAACTCAACGTCGACAGCTGCCTCATTGGTTTACACCTGGCCGAACGCCACCTGCAGCCTTTTGGCATTGTGCATGGTGGTGTCCTTGCCACGCTGATCGACACCGCCACGTTTTGGGCCGCCTTCCTTCGCCTACCCGAAGATGCAGGCCTGGTGAACGTCGACCTCAAGCTCAACTACCTGAAGGCCGCGACACGCGGCCACCTGCGTGCAGAAGGCCGCTGTCTTCGCGCAGGACGGCAAATTAGCTATGCCGAGGCCCGCGTTTTCGACGAGGCAGGCGACATGGTCGCGCACGGCACCTCCACACTCATGGCGCTGCCGGGCAAAGGGCTGAAACTGGGCGTGACGAAGTTCCTGCCAGACTGA
- a CDS encoding TetR/AcrR family transcriptional regulator gives MGRSSQDQAIKNRSKVVQTANKLFRRYGVDNVSVADVMKANGMTVGGFYKQFESKDALIAEVLDLAFSESFDTWRKVGSEDKDGSTRTSDIVDYYLGKRAPEKRCPMISFAPHLASENASTESFEAYKAGTEGLFRQFIGQADDGGAAPTTAEAIDDHAMVTFAAMIGTRLLRQGLGKTELMDAMEKAVRDYSATVIA, from the coding sequence ATGGGACGCTCATCGCAAGACCAGGCCATCAAAAACCGATCCAAGGTCGTTCAGACGGCCAACAAACTCTTTCGTCGCTATGGGGTCGACAATGTCTCAGTCGCTGACGTCATGAAAGCGAATGGCATGACCGTTGGTGGTTTTTACAAGCAGTTTGAGTCCAAGGATGCGTTGATCGCCGAGGTACTCGATCTCGCTTTCAGTGAGTCGTTTGACACCTGGCGCAAGGTAGGTTCCGAGGACAAGGACGGGTCCACTCGCACTTCTGACATCGTTGACTACTACCTTGGAAAACGGGCACCGGAAAAGCGATGCCCAATGATTTCGTTTGCGCCACACCTTGCGAGCGAGAACGCAAGCACGGAATCCTTTGAAGCCTATAAAGCTGGAACAGAAGGTCTATTCAGGCAGTTCATTGGCCAGGCAGATGACGGGGGCGCGGCCCCCACCACCGCCGAAGCAATTGATGATCACGCCATGGTGACCTTCGCCGCCATGATTGGCACGCGACTACTCAGGCAAGGTCTCGGGAAAACAGAGTTGATGGATGCCATGGAGAAGGCAGTCCGCGACTACTCAGCTACCGTGATTGCTTAG